A region from the Streptomyces tsukubensis genome encodes:
- a CDS encoding lysophospholipid acyltransferase family protein, whose translation MAELVYRPIVGAACVLFKALDLKIDIQGAQNIPKTGGAVLVSNHIGYLDFIFAGLAALPQKRLVRFMAKESVFRHRIGGPLMRGMKHIPVDRAKGEDAYSHALDALRAGEIVGVFPEATISQSFALKSFKSGAARLAQEAGVPLIPVALWGTQRLWTKGRPRNLKRSHIPVTIRVGEPVEAPTDQYAGAITRRLRDRVQELLESAQRAYPVRPKDAADTWWVPAHLGGTAPTPAEVQVREAR comes from the coding sequence ATGGCTGAGCTCGTCTACCGGCCGATCGTCGGCGCCGCCTGCGTCCTGTTCAAAGCCCTGGACCTGAAGATCGACATCCAGGGGGCGCAGAACATCCCGAAGACGGGCGGGGCCGTGCTGGTGAGCAACCACATCGGCTACCTGGACTTCATCTTCGCGGGCCTGGCGGCGCTCCCCCAGAAGCGGCTGGTCCGCTTTATGGCGAAGGAGTCGGTCTTCCGGCACCGGATCGGCGGGCCCCTGATGCGCGGGATGAAGCACATCCCCGTCGACCGGGCCAAGGGCGAGGACGCGTACAGCCACGCTCTCGACGCCCTGCGCGCCGGTGAGATCGTCGGGGTGTTCCCCGAGGCCACGATCTCCCAGTCGTTCGCGCTGAAGTCGTTCAAGTCCGGCGCCGCGCGTCTCGCCCAGGAGGCCGGGGTTCCGCTGATCCCGGTGGCGCTGTGGGGGACGCAGCGGCTCTGGACGAAGGGGCGTCCGCGCAATCTGAAGCGCAGCCACATCCCCGTCACCATCAGGGTGGGCGAGCCGGTGGAGGCCCCCACGGACCAGTACGCGGGGGCGATCACCAGGCGGCTGCGGGACCGGGTGCAGGAGCTGCTCGAATCGGCGCAGCGGGCCTATCCCGTACGACCGAAGGACGCTGCGGACACCTGGTGGGTGCCGGCCCATCTCGGGGGCACCGCGCCGACCCCGGCCGAGGTGCAGGTGCGCGAGGCGCGCTGA
- a CDS encoding B3/B4 domain-containing protein, with the protein MALTLTVADEVTALAPGFTHLAVEAHGLVNGPSDDHSSALLDDAARRLAGRLGGCAPHEDPHMAAWREVYTAFGAKPSRTRNSAEALAKRALADGGLPRINRLVDVYNAISVAHLIPVGGEDLDRISGGMRLVRATGDEPFTTVAAGAETVEHPEPGEVVWCDGEGVTCRRWNWRQGPRTRLTEESVNALFLLESLAPMTDGELRAAGAELAESLEKVSPGARITVREPGR; encoded by the coding sequence ATGGCGCTCACGCTCACCGTCGCCGACGAGGTCACCGCCCTGGCCCCCGGCTTCACCCATCTCGCCGTCGAGGCGCACGGGCTGGTCAACGGCCCCAGCGACGACCACAGTTCCGCACTCCTCGACGATGCCGCGCGCCGCCTCGCCGGCCGTCTGGGCGGGTGCGCCCCGCACGAGGACCCGCATATGGCCGCCTGGCGCGAGGTCTACACCGCCTTCGGTGCCAAGCCGTCCCGGACCCGCAACTCCGCGGAGGCGCTCGCCAAACGCGCCCTCGCCGATGGGGGACTGCCCCGGATCAACCGTCTTGTCGATGTGTACAACGCGATCAGCGTCGCCCATCTGATCCCCGTCGGCGGGGAGGACCTCGACCGCATCAGCGGGGGCATGCGCCTGGTGCGCGCCACGGGCGACGAACCCTTCACGACCGTCGCGGCGGGCGCGGAGACCGTCGAGCATCCGGAGCCCGGGGAAGTCGTGTGGTGCGACGGTGAGGGCGTCACCTGCCGTCGCTGGAATTGGCGGCAGGGGCCGCGCACCCGCCTCACGGAGGAGTCGGTGAACGCACTCTTCCTGCTGGAGTCGCTCGCGCCGATGACCGATGGCGAACTGCGGGCCGCGGGTGCCGAACTCGCGGAATCCCTGGAGAAGGTGAGCCCCGGCGCCCGGATCACGGTCCGCGAACCGGGCCGCTGA
- a CDS encoding transglutaminase-like domain-containing protein — MELIQQTDDITAYLAADDTIDHGHPLVRETAARLRRDAPDAHAYARAAFEFVRDTVTHSIDVDDPRVTRRASEVLEQRTGICYAKAHALTALLRAESIPAALCYQNLGVLHGLVALKLPGRESWSRIDPRGNKPGVDAQFSLDEERLAFPVDPESNEEDYPMLYAAPHPAVLAVLRSAPDRETLCKTLPTAL; from the coding sequence ATGGAACTCATCCAGCAGACGGACGACATCACCGCCTATCTGGCCGCCGACGACACCATCGACCACGGCCACCCGCTGGTCCGGGAGACCGCCGCGCGTCTGCGGCGCGACGCCCCCGACGCCCACGCCTACGCCCGGGCTGCCTTCGAATTCGTCCGCGACACCGTGACGCACTCCATCGACGTCGACGACCCCCGGGTCACCCGGCGCGCCTCCGAGGTCCTGGAGCAGCGCACCGGCATCTGCTACGCCAAGGCGCACGCCCTGACCGCCCTGCTGCGGGCCGAGTCGATCCCCGCCGCCCTCTGCTACCAGAACCTCGGCGTTCTGCACGGACTGGTGGCGCTGAAGCTGCCGGGGCGCGAAAGCTGGTCCCGGATCGACCCCCGGGGCAACAAGCCCGGCGTCGATGCGCAGTTCTCCCTCGACGAGGAACGGCTGGCCTTCCCCGTCGATCCGGAGTCCAACGAAGAGGACTATCCGATGCTATATGCTGCACCGCATCCGGCGGTGCTCGCCGTGCTCAGGTCGGCACCCGACCGGGAAACCCTCTGCAAGACGCTCCCCACCGCACTGTGA
- a CDS encoding threonine aldolase family protein: MADAPPVKTHPTAARRHHDPAVRGFASDNYAGVHPEVLAAVALANGGHQVSYGEDDYTDHLQRIMHSHFGPTAEAFPVFNGTGANVTALQAMTDRWGAVICAESAHINVDEGGAPERMGGLKLLTVPTPDGKLTPELIDRQAWGWEDEHRAMPQVVSITQNTELGTVYTPGEIREIVEHAHERGMKVHLDGARISNAAASLDVPMRTFTNAVGVDVVTFGGTKNGMMFGEAVIVLDPGAVSHMKHIRKMSMQLASKMRFVSVQLEALLARDLWLRNARHSNAMARRLADGVRQVDGVEILYPVQANAVFARLPHEVTVRLQSRFRFYFWDEAAGDVRWMCSFDTTEEDVDAFVQALKEEMAR, encoded by the coding sequence GTGGCTGACGCCCCGCCCGTGAAGACCCACCCGACGGCCGCCCGGCGCCATCACGACCCCGCGGTACGGGGCTTCGCCAGCGACAACTACGCGGGCGTCCACCCCGAGGTGCTCGCCGCCGTCGCCCTCGCCAACGGAGGCCACCAGGTCTCCTACGGCGAGGACGACTACACCGACCACCTCCAGCGCATCATGCACAGCCACTTCGGCCCCACCGCCGAAGCCTTCCCGGTCTTCAACGGCACCGGCGCCAACGTCACGGCCCTCCAGGCCATGACCGACCGCTGGGGCGCGGTGATCTGCGCCGAGAGCGCCCATATCAACGTCGACGAGGGCGGCGCGCCCGAGCGCATGGGCGGACTGAAGCTGCTGACCGTACCGACCCCGGACGGCAAGCTCACCCCCGAGCTGATCGACCGGCAGGCCTGGGGCTGGGAGGACGAGCACCGGGCGATGCCCCAGGTCGTGTCCATCACCCAGAACACCGAACTGGGCACGGTCTACACCCCCGGCGAGATCCGCGAGATCGTCGAACACGCCCACGAGCGGGGGATGAAGGTCCACCTCGACGGCGCCCGCATATCCAACGCGGCCGCTTCGCTCGACGTCCCCATGCGGACCTTCACCAACGCCGTCGGCGTCGACGTGGTCACCTTCGGCGGCACCAAGAACGGCATGATGTTCGGTGAGGCGGTCATCGTCCTCGACCCGGGCGCCGTCAGCCATATGAAGCACATACGCAAGATGTCCATGCAGCTCGCGTCGAAGATGCGCTTCGTCTCGGTCCAGCTGGAGGCACTGCTCGCCCGCGACCTGTGGCTGCGGAACGCCCGGCACTCCAACGCCATGGCCCGGCGGCTCGCCGACGGGGTCCGGCAGGTCGACGGCGTGGAGATCCTCTACCCCGTACAGGCCAACGCCGTCTTCGCCCGGCTCCCGCACGAGGTGACCGTCCGGCTCCAGAGCCGCTTCCGGTTCTACTTCTGGGACGAGGCCGCGGGCGACGTCCGCTGGATGTGCTCCTTCGACACCACCGAAGAGGACGTCGACGCCTTCGTCCAGGCGCTGAAGGAAGAGATGGCCCGCTAG
- a CDS encoding SDR family oxidoreductase: MKNSNGPLEGAVVAVAGAAGPAGRATLLRLAEAGATVVGADADPERLAAAVDAARYAHGGATVTGDTVDLLDLDATREWADKTEKEFGRIDGLVHLVGGWRGSASFAETKLSDWDLLERLLIRTVQHTSLAFHDGLLRSDRGRYLLISAAGASAPTAGNAAYASSKAAAEAWTLALADAFRKAGGEDDPKAAAAILVVKALVHDAMRAERPNAKFAGFTDVSELADAIAGVWERPAGEVNGQRLWLTPRP; encoded by the coding sequence ATGAAGAACTCCAACGGCCCGCTGGAAGGGGCCGTCGTCGCGGTCGCCGGCGCGGCGGGCCCCGCCGGGCGCGCCACCCTGCTCCGCCTCGCGGAGGCGGGCGCCACCGTCGTCGGAGCCGACGCCGACCCCGAGCGCCTCGCCGCCGCCGTCGACGCCGCCCGCTATGCCCACGGCGGCGCCACCGTCACCGGCGACACGGTCGACCTGCTCGACCTCGACGCCACCCGCGAATGGGCCGACAAGACCGAGAAGGAGTTCGGCCGGATCGACGGCCTGGTGCACCTCGTCGGCGGCTGGCGCGGCAGCGCCTCCTTCGCCGAGACCAAGCTCTCCGACTGGGACCTGCTGGAGAGGCTGCTGATCCGCACCGTCCAGCACACCTCCCTCGCCTTCCACGACGGACTGCTCCGCAGCGACCGCGGCCGCTATCTGCTGATCAGCGCCGCCGGAGCGAGCGCCCCCACCGCGGGCAACGCCGCCTACGCGTCCTCCAAGGCCGCGGCCGAGGCCTGGACCCTCGCGCTGGCCGACGCCTTCCGCAAGGCGGGGGGCGAGGACGACCCCAAGGCGGCGGCTGCGATCCTGGTGGTGAAGGCTCTGGTGCACGACGCCATGCGCGCCGAGCGCCCGAATGCGAAGTTCGCGGGCTTCACGGACGTCTCGGAACTGGCCGACGCCATCGCCGGGGTCTGGGAGCGGCCCGCCGGTGAAGTGAATGGACAGCGCCTGTGGCTGACGCCCCGCCCGTGA
- a CDS encoding DUF6421 family protein produces the protein MTEILVQDAAEATGSTAGRVIDHPAWPRLKSAVEEIRPWQSKDGSIDFDAEGAPARAGAEAAVGRIADAVAELAPLLPHDAAYHGALVADLRKWADEAFGVPDFLDSLLAFQPAAHRADGLQHLVVFPMYTQNGNPDRNLEAVVLRMVWPEWLAELERTRYDNPLFCGITFEDFTAGYDTNSAVLFPETIAVREAPERFTWGGIFCDREAARFRAVTTEAVSVLGLDLPDDIRAMVEDQERCQEAFVLWDMVHDRTHSHGDLPFDPFMIKQRQPFWMYGLEELRCDLTAFKEAVRLEADGFPQGRDVQFAVLFDRMFRFPVTGERVRNYDGLGGQLLFAYLHQHDVLRWTDNTLKIDWERAPQITNQLCAEIEKLYRDGIDRPKLVHWFAAYELVSTYLAPHPGSRWAKGPDALDLSQPPRKLVDDVLPDEFPLSMFYEALSKKLKRVIATTKGITANGPVADGTASGAAA, from the coding sequence ATGACGGAAATTCTTGTGCAGGACGCTGCCGAAGCGACCGGATCCACCGCAGGGCGGGTGATCGACCACCCCGCCTGGCCGCGGCTCAAGAGCGCCGTCGAGGAGATCCGCCCCTGGCAGTCGAAGGACGGTTCCATCGACTTCGACGCCGAAGGCGCCCCCGCCCGGGCCGGTGCCGAGGCCGCCGTCGGACGGATCGCCGATGCCGTCGCGGAGCTCGCCCCGCTGCTGCCGCACGACGCCGCCTACCACGGCGCGCTCGTCGCGGACCTCCGCAAGTGGGCCGACGAGGCCTTCGGCGTCCCGGACTTCCTCGACTCCCTGCTGGCCTTCCAGCCCGCCGCGCACCGCGCCGACGGCCTCCAGCACCTCGTGGTCTTCCCCATGTACACCCAGAACGGCAACCCGGACCGCAATCTGGAGGCCGTCGTCCTGCGCATGGTGTGGCCCGAGTGGCTCGCCGAGCTGGAGCGCACCCGCTACGACAACCCGCTGTTCTGCGGTATCACCTTCGAGGACTTCACCGCGGGGTACGACACCAACTCCGCCGTCCTCTTCCCCGAGACCATCGCCGTCCGCGAGGCCCCCGAGCGCTTCACCTGGGGCGGGATCTTCTGCGACCGGGAAGCCGCCCGCTTCCGCGCCGTGACCACCGAAGCCGTCTCCGTGCTCGGCCTCGACCTGCCCGACGACATCCGGGCCATGGTCGAGGACCAGGAGCGCTGCCAGGAGGCCTTCGTCCTGTGGGACATGGTCCACGACCGCACCCACAGCCACGGCGATCTGCCGTTCGACCCCTTCATGATCAAACAGCGCCAGCCGTTCTGGATGTACGGCCTGGAGGAGCTCCGCTGCGACCTCACCGCCTTCAAGGAGGCCGTGCGGCTGGAGGCCGACGGCTTCCCGCAGGGCCGTGACGTCCAGTTCGCCGTCCTCTTCGACCGGATGTTCCGCTTCCCCGTCACCGGCGAGCGCGTCCGCAACTACGACGGACTGGGCGGCCAGCTCCTCTTCGCCTACCTCCACCAGCACGATGTGCTCCGCTGGACCGACAACACCCTGAAGATCGACTGGGAGCGGGCCCCGCAGATCACCAACCAGCTCTGCGCCGAGATCGAGAAGCTCTACCGCGACGGCATCGACCGCCCCAAGCTGGTCCACTGGTTCGCCGCGTACGAACTGGTCTCCACCTACCTCGCCCCCCACCCCGGCTCCCGCTGGGCCAAGGGCCCCGACGCCCTCGACCTGTCCCAGCCGCCGCGTAAGCTCGTCGACGACGTGCTTCCGGACGAGTTTCCGCTCAGCATGTTCTATGAGGCGCTGTCCAAGAAGCTCAAGCGCGTGATCGCCACCACCAAGGGGATCACTGCGAACGGCCCGGTGGCCGACGGCACCGCGTCCGGGGCAGCCGCGTGA
- a CDS encoding glycerophosphodiester phosphodiesterase, translating into MGVAPENTLRSFIRAERSGMDAVELDLHLSKDGALVVMHDEDVDRTTDGTGPVAEKTLAELRELDAGGGERVPVFDEVVDAVRCPLQAEIKDIAAARALADVLLRRDLVRRVTVSSFHDDAVAEIAALVPGVRTVLIASRWGGDVVDRAKAVGADWLALNIRRLTLETTERAHAEGLRVLGWVVNTQTQLRLARALELDGVTTDFPEIRRTGRFTA; encoded by the coding sequence ATGGGCGTGGCGCCGGAGAACACCCTGCGCTCCTTCATCCGGGCGGAACGGTCCGGAATGGACGCCGTCGAGCTGGACCTCCATCTGAGCAAGGACGGCGCGCTCGTCGTCATGCACGACGAGGACGTGGACCGTACGACCGACGGCACCGGGCCGGTGGCCGAGAAGACCCTCGCCGAGCTGCGGGAGCTGGACGCGGGCGGCGGTGAGCGGGTGCCGGTCTTCGACGAGGTGGTGGACGCGGTGCGCTGCCCGCTCCAGGCCGAGATCAAGGACATCGCGGCGGCCCGCGCCCTCGCCGATGTGCTGCTCCGCCGCGATCTGGTCCGGCGGGTCACGGTCTCCTCCTTCCACGACGACGCGGTCGCGGAGATCGCGGCCCTGGTGCCCGGGGTACGGACGGTGCTGATCGCGAGCCGCTGGGGCGGAGACGTCGTGGACCGGGCGAAGGCGGTCGGGGCGGACTGGCTGGCCCTGAACATCCGGCGGCTCACCCTGGAGACCACCGAGCGGGCGCACGCCGAGGGGCTGCGGGTGCTGGGCTGGGTGGTGAACACCCAGACCCAGCTCAGGCTGGCCCGTGCGCTGGAACTCGACGGCGTCACGACCGACTTCCCCGAGATCCGGCGCACCGGAAGGTTCACGGCGTAG
- a CDS encoding GNAT family N-acetyltransferase produces MSTAPPRPSGDLTYRDAADADVPALVGLVQSAYRGDGDERGWTTESHLIGGRRIDESGIREVMTAENSRLIVVTGDDGGVIACFQLERRADRAYFGLFAVRPGLQGNGLGRRVITEAEQLAVQAWGATAMEMTVISVREDLIAWYERRGYRRTGSLSPFPYGSERHGTPKRDDLVFEQLVKELG; encoded by the coding sequence ATGAGCACCGCACCACCCCGCCCCTCCGGTGACCTGACCTACCGCGACGCCGCCGATGCCGATGTTCCCGCCCTGGTCGGACTGGTCCAGTCCGCCTACCGCGGCGACGGGGACGAACGCGGCTGGACCACCGAGTCCCATCTCATCGGCGGCCGGCGGATCGACGAGAGCGGTATCCGGGAGGTGATGACGGCCGAGAACAGCAGGCTGATCGTCGTCACGGGCGACGACGGCGGCGTCATCGCCTGCTTCCAGCTCGAACGGCGTGCCGACCGGGCCTACTTCGGTCTGTTCGCGGTCCGCCCGGGACTCCAGGGCAACGGCCTGGGCCGCCGGGTGATCACCGAGGCCGAGCAGCTGGCGGTCCAGGCCTGGGGCGCGACCGCGATGGAGATGACGGTGATCTCCGTACGCGAGGACCTGATCGCCTGGTACGAGCGCCGGGGCTACCGGCGTACGGGCAGCCTCTCGCCGTTCCCGTACGGCAGTGAGCGCCACGGTACGCCGAAGCGCGACGATCTGGTCTTCGAGCAGCTGGTCAAGGAACTGGGCTGA
- a CDS encoding DUF5134 domain-containing protein, giving the protein MHGPAVSGWLLAALSAVTGAYCLARMRSCSGGARRAAGGEALMGFGMAAMAVPAAALDPPGWTWAAGAAVFGGAALPTLAAVRYGGHHLHHAVGSLAMVYMAVLMAVPPAAGHSGHGTPSPSGIPLLTGVLLVYYAVYVLRSGARLAPSAGPGPGPADGPVPELVPACRLVMGLGMLAMLIAL; this is encoded by the coding sequence GTGCACGGACCGGCGGTGTCCGGCTGGCTGCTCGCCGCCCTGTCGGCGGTGACCGGCGCGTACTGCCTGGCCCGGATGCGCTCCTGCTCCGGCGGTGCCCGCCGGGCGGCGGGCGGCGAGGCCCTGATGGGGTTCGGGATGGCGGCCATGGCGGTGCCCGCCGCAGCTCTGGACCCCCCGGGCTGGACCTGGGCGGCCGGTGCCGCGGTCTTCGGCGGGGCGGCACTGCCGACGCTGGCGGCGGTCCGGTACGGCGGCCACCACCTCCACCACGCCGTGGGCTCGCTGGCGATGGTCTACATGGCGGTCCTGATGGCGGTCCCGCCCGCCGCGGGCCACTCCGGACACGGCACTCCGTCCCCGTCCGGCATCCCTCTGCTGACCGGTGTCCTGCTCGTCTATTACGCGGTGTACGTGCTCCGCTCCGGCGCCCGGCTCGCCCCGTCCGCCGGCCCGGGCCCCGGGCCGGCGGACGGGCCGGTACCGGAACTGGTTCCGGCGTGCCGCCTGGTCATGGGCCTCGGAATGCTGGCCATGCTGATCGCCCTGTGA
- a CDS encoding M56 family metallopeptidase → MLVSLVLLLLGALAAVLAPRLVARAHWSEREPIVALWVWQCVVAAVLLSFALSMTFSAAAAWQLVRGHVFAPAPQAVVEAYALGVGGPWAAGLAVLLACGGLWSAAMLTREIRTARAQRRRRRRDLLVRAPLMPGEETQGERLVVLEGERPDAWWLPGSAPQLVITTAALRRLKGRQLDAVLAHEQGHARARHDWLLHVSGALAAGFPQIPVFAAFRDEMHRLVELSADDMASKRFGRLTIALALVELNEERGVFGPCPPHHDQLPQRVNRLLAAAPRLAPVHRLKLTAAAALVPVVPVLVAFVPALRALG, encoded by the coding sequence ATGCTGGTCTCCCTCGTGCTGCTGTTGCTCGGCGCGCTGGCCGCTGTTCTGGCGCCCAGGCTGGTGGCGCGGGCCCACTGGTCGGAACGCGAACCGATCGTCGCCCTCTGGGTCTGGCAGTGCGTGGTCGCCGCGGTGCTGCTGTCGTTCGCGCTGTCGATGACCTTCAGCGCGGCCGCCGCCTGGCAGCTCGTCAGGGGACATGTCTTCGCCCCCGCGCCGCAGGCCGTGGTCGAGGCCTATGCCCTCGGGGTCGGCGGGCCGTGGGCGGCCGGGCTCGCGGTGCTCCTGGCCTGCGGCGGCCTCTGGTCGGCCGCGATGCTGACCCGGGAGATCCGCACCGCCCGGGCGCAGCGCCGTCGCCGCCGCCGGGACCTGCTGGTACGGGCTCCGCTGATGCCCGGCGAGGAGACCCAGGGCGAGCGGCTCGTGGTGCTGGAGGGCGAGCGCCCCGACGCCTGGTGGCTGCCCGGATCGGCACCCCAACTGGTCATCACCACGGCCGCGTTGCGCCGACTGAAGGGCCGTCAGCTCGATGCCGTGCTGGCGCACGAGCAGGGCCATGCCCGGGCCCGGCACGACTGGCTGCTGCACGTCTCCGGGGCACTGGCCGCCGGATTCCCCCAGATCCCGGTCTTCGCGGCGTTCCGCGACGAGATGCACCGGCTGGTGGAGCTGTCGGCCGACGATATGGCCTCCAAGCGGTTCGGCAGGCTGACGATCGCGCTGGCCCTGGTCGAACTCAACGAGGAGCGCGGGGTGTTCGGGCCCTGTCCCCCGCACCACGACCAGCTCCCCCAGCGGGTGAACCGGCTGCTGGCGGCGGCCCCCCGGCTCGCTCCGGTGCACCGGCTGAAGCTGACGGCCGCCGCGGCCCTGGTGCCGGTGGTCCCCGTCCTGGTCGCGTTCGTCCCCGCGCTGCGGGCCCTCGGCTGA
- a CDS encoding phosphatase PAP2 family protein: MPPGPARPPAGPGERAAGRTGLVLAVLSAVLLWLVAAAWSPLLSFDRSVARALHRRAVREPDLVQVNRILTDWVWDPWTMRLLIAAAVLWLWFRRERLLSVYTTAAVLLAWAIQQSLKAGVGRKRPQWPDPVDSAHFAAFPSGHAMVAAVVCVLLLWLLRRHGLRGRAWAAAVTAAAVSVVGVGLTRLYLGVHWPTDVLAGWLMGTGWALLAVAAYPWVEERVRSRTPGSSNAVGGGAGPAG; the protein is encoded by the coding sequence GTGCCTCCCGGACCTGCCCGGCCACCCGCCGGGCCCGGTGAGCGCGCGGCGGGCCGCACGGGTCTCGTTCTCGCCGTTCTCTCGGCCGTACTGCTGTGGCTGGTCGCCGCCGCCTGGTCGCCCCTGCTCTCCTTCGACCGGTCGGTGGCCCGCGCCCTGCACCGCCGGGCGGTACGAGAACCCGATCTGGTCCAGGTCAACCGGATCCTGACGGACTGGGTCTGGGACCCCTGGACGATGCGGCTGCTGATCGCCGCGGCCGTGCTCTGGCTCTGGTTCCGCCGCGAACGGCTGCTGAGCGTCTACACGACGGCGGCCGTGCTCCTCGCCTGGGCGATCCAGCAGTCGCTGAAGGCCGGCGTCGGACGGAAGCGGCCGCAGTGGCCCGACCCGGTCGATTCGGCGCACTTCGCCGCGTTCCCGTCCGGGCACGCCATGGTCGCGGCCGTGGTCTGCGTTCTGCTGCTGTGGCTGCTGCGGCGGCACGGCCTCCGGGGCCGGGCCTGGGCGGCCGCGGTGACCGCCGCGGCGGTCTCGGTCGTCGGAGTCGGACTGACCCGTCTCTATCTCGGGGTGCACTGGCCCACCGACGTCCTCGCGGGCTGGCTGATGGGGACCGGCTGGGCGCTGCTCGCCGTGGCGGCCTACCCCTGGGTCGAGGAGCGCGTCCGGAGCCGTACCCCCGGCTCGTCGAATGCCGTCGGCGGCGGGGCGGGACCCGCGGGCTGA
- a CDS encoding TetR/AcrR family transcriptional regulator: MSPRSASVNEELRRRSRERLLEATVDLVGERGYETTTLADIADRAGSARGLVSYYFPGKRQLLQSAVHRLMHRTLEAALLREPRTEDGRELLARAIDAVIGLAVHHPVLMRAHMSGVLQAEGFVQCPEQQRLAALLSGAVERYGSTAVGVDYRLLRAQLMGAVFAIVLPGAPMAPELLRSELFQRYGLEWELGVPPDARQPRRDTP; the protein is encoded by the coding sequence ATGAGCCCGCGGAGCGCGTCGGTCAATGAAGAGCTCCGCCGGCGCTCGCGCGAGAGACTGCTGGAGGCCACGGTCGATCTGGTCGGTGAACGGGGTTACGAGACCACGACGCTGGCGGACATCGCGGACCGGGCCGGTTCGGCGCGGGGCCTGGTCTCGTACTACTTCCCCGGGAAGCGCCAGTTGCTGCAGTCGGCGGTGCACCGGCTGATGCACCGGACGCTGGAGGCGGCGCTGCTGCGCGAACCGCGTACGGAGGACGGCCGGGAGCTGCTGGCGCGGGCCATCGACGCCGTCATCGGGCTGGCCGTACACCATCCCGTACTGATGCGGGCGCATATGTCGGGGGTGCTGCAGGCGGAGGGATTCGTCCAGTGCCCCGAGCAGCAGCGGCTCGCGGCGCTGCTGAGCGGTGCCGTGGAGCGGTACGGCTCGACGGCGGTCGGGGTCGACTACCGGCTGCTGCGGGCCCAGTTGATGGGCGCGGTCTTCGCGATCGTGCTGCCGGGCGCGCCGATGGCGCCCGAGCTGCTGCGGTCCGAGCTGTTCCAGCGGTACGGGCTGGAGTGGGAGCTCGGTGTCCCGCCGGATGCTCGGCAGCCCCGGCGGGACACCCCCTGA